One window of the Triticum dicoccoides isolate Atlit2015 ecotype Zavitan chromosome 3B, WEW_v2.0, whole genome shotgun sequence genome contains the following:
- the LOC119278540 gene encoding glucan endo-1,3-beta-glucosidase GIII-like → MAKQGVDVAVALVLVALAAFPAVHSIGVCNGVLGNDLPAPSDVVKLYQSKGINAMRIYEPESNVLKALSGTGISLLMDVGKALPSLASSRSAAAAWVKANVSSFPGVSFRYIAVGNEVIDSASQKTILPAMRNLQRAIVAAGLGGSVKVSTSVRFDVVTNTFPPSDGVFKDQSFMGPILEFLASTGAPLLVNVYPYFAYEKDPQNIQLNFATFVPGSTTVNDNGLTYTNLFDAMVDSIYAALEKAGKPGVKVVISESGWPSDEGFGATAQNARAYNQGLINHVGNGTPKRPGPLETYIFAMFNENLKDGEKSEKHFGLFNPDMSPAYSITF, encoded by the exons ATGGCAAAGCAAGGTGTAGACGTCGCAGTGGCGCTTGTCCTCGTTGCCCTCGCAGCATTTCCAGCAG TGCACTCCATCGGCGTCTGCAACGGCGTGCTGGGCAACGACCTGCCGGCGCCGAGCGACGTCGTGAAGCTCTACCAATCCAAGGGCATCAACGCCATGAGGATCTACGAGCCGGAGAGCAACGTCCTCAAGGCGCTCAGCGGCACGGGCATCAGCCTCCTCATGGACGTCGGCAAGGCGCTACCCAGCCTCGCCTCCAGCCGCTCCGCTGCGGCCGCCTGGGTAAAGGCCAACGTCTCCTCCTTCCCGGGCGTCTCCTTCCGCTACATCGCCGTCGGCAACGAGGTCATCGACAGCGCCAGCCAGAAGACCATCCTCCCGGCCATGAGGAACTTACAACGGGCGATCGTGGCCGCCGGCCTCGGCGGCAGCGTGAAGGTGTCGACTTCTGTGCGGTTCGACGTGGTCACCAACACCTTCCCGCCCTCCGACGGTGTGTTCAAGGACCAATCATTCATGGGGCCCATCCTTGAGTTCCTGGCGAGCACCGGCGCACCGCTGCTGGTCAACGTCTACCCCTACTTCGCCTACGAGAAGGACCCGCAGAACATCCAGCTCAACTTCGCTACCTTCGTGCCAGGCAGCACCACCGTGAACGACAACGGGCTGACATACACGAACCTCTTCGACGCCATGGTCGACTCCATCTACGCCGCGCTGGAGAAAGCCGGCAAGCCCGGGGTTAAGGTGGTCATATCTGAGAGCGGGTGGCCGTCGGACGAAGGTTTCGGGGCGACGGCGCAGAACGCGCGGGCGTATAACCAGGGGTTGATCAACCACGTCGGCAACGGCACGCCCAAACGGCCCGGGCCGTTGGAGACGTACATTTTCGCCATGTTCAACGAGAACCTGAAGGACGGGGAGAAGAGCGAGAAGCACTTTGGGCTGTTCAATCCGGACATGTCGCCGGCCTACT